The following proteins come from a genomic window of Pichia kudriavzevii chromosome 1, complete sequence:
- a CDS encoding uncharacterized protein (PKUD0A02450; Pfam Domains: PYC_OADA(1.4e-120)|CPSase_L_D2(1e-119)|Biotin_carb_C(5.1e- 63)|CPSase_L_chain(7e-47)|HMGL-like(4.8e- 25)|Biotin_lipoyl(7.9e-25)|HlyD(1.5e-10)|RimK(9.9e-06)): MSTVEDHSSLHKLRKESEILSNANKILVANRGEIPIRIFRSAHELSMHTVAIYSHEDRLSMHRLKADEAYAIGKTGQYSPVQAYLQIDEIIKIAKEHDVSMIHPGYGFLSENSEFAKKVEESGMIWVGPPAEVIDSVGDKVSARNLAIKCDVPVVPGTDGPIEDIEQAKQFVEQYGYPVIIKAAFGGGGRGMRVVREGDDIVDAFQRASSEAKSAFGNGTCFIERFLDKPKHIEVQLLADNYGNTIHLFERDCSVQRRHQKVVEIAPAKTLPVEVRNAILKDAVTLAKTANYRNAGTAEFLVDSQNRHYFIEINPRIQVEHTITEEITGVDIVAAQIQIAAGASLEQLGLLQNKITTRGFAIQCRITTEDPAKNFAPDTGKIEVYRSAGGNGVRLDGGNGFAGAVISPHYDSMLVKCSTSGSNYEIARRKMIRALVEFRIRGVKTNIPFLLALLTHPVFISGDCWTTFIDDTPSLFEMVSSKNRAQKLLAYIGDLCVNGSSIKGQIGFPKLNKEAEIPDLLDPNDEVIDVSKPSTNGLRPYLLKYGPDAFSKKVREFDGCMIMDTTWRDAHQSLLATRVRTIDLLRIAPTTSHALQNAFALECWGGATFDVAMRFLYEDPWERLRQLRKAVPNIPFQMLLRGANGVAYSSLPDNAIDHFVKQAKDNGVDIFRVFDALNDLEQLKVGVDAVKKAGGVVEATVCYSGDMLIPGKKYNLDYYLETVGKIVEMGTHILGIKDMAGTLKPKAAKLLIGSIRSKYPDLVIHVHTHDSAGTGISTYVACALAGADIVDCAINSMSGLTSQPSMSAFIAALDGDIETGVPEHFARQLDAYWAEMRLLYSCFEADLKGPDPEVYKHEIPGGQLTNLIFQAQQVGLGEQWEETKKKYEDANMLLGDIVKVTPTSKVVGDLAQFMVSNKLEKEDVEKLANELDFPDSVLDFFEGLMGTPYGGFPEPLRTNVISGKRRKLKGRPGLELEPFNLEEIRENLVSRFGPGITECDVASYNMYPKVYEQYRKVVEKYGDLSVLPTKAFLAPPTIGEEVHVEIEQGKTLIIKLLAISDLSKSHGTREVYFELNGEMRKVTIEDKTAAIETVTRAKADGHNPNEVGAPMAGVVVEVRVKHGTEVKKGDPLAVLSAMKMEMVISAPVSGRVGEVFVNEGDSVDMGDLLVKIAKDEAPAA; the protein is encoded by the coding sequence ATGTCAACTGTGGAAGATCACTCCTCCTTACATAAATTGAGAAAGGAATCTGAGATTCTTTCCAATGCAAACAAAATCTTAGTGGCTAATAGAGGTGAAATTCCAATTAGAATTTTCAGGTCAGCCCATGAATTGTCAATGCATACTGTGGCGATCTATTCCCATGAAGATCGGTTGTCCATGCATAGGTTGAAGGCCGACGAGGCTTATGCAATCGGTAAGACTGGTCAATATTCGCCAGTTCAAGCTTATCTACAAATTGAcgaaattatcaaaatagCAAAGGAACATGATGTTTCCATGATCCATCCAGGTTATGGTTTCTTATCTGAAAACTCCGAATTCGCaaagaaggttgaagaatcCGGTATGATTTGGGTTGGGCCTCCTGCTGAAGTTATTGATTCTGTTGGTGACAAGGTTTCTGCAAGAAATTTGGCAATTAAATGTGACGTTCCTGTTGTTCCTGGTACCGATGGTCCAattgaagacattgaacAGGCTAAACAGTTTGTGGAACAATATGGTTATCCTGTCATTATAAAGGCTGCatttggtggtggtggtagAGGTATGAGAGTTGTTAGAGAAGGTGATGATATAGTTGATGCTTTCCAAAGAGCGTCATCTGAAGCAAAGTCTGCCTTTGGTAATGGTACttgttttattgaaagattttTGGATAAGCCAAAACATATTGAGGTTCAATTATTGGCTGATAATTATGGTAACACAATCCATCTCTTTGAAAGAGATTGTTCTGTTCAAAGAAGACATCAAaaggttgttgaaattgcaCCTGCCAAAACTTTACCTGTTGAAGTTAGAAATGCTATATTAAAGGATGCTGTAACGTTAGCTAAAACAGCTAACTATAGAAATGCTGGTACTGCAGAATTTTTAGTTGATTCCCAAAACAGACattattttattgaaattaaTCCAAGAATTCAAGTTGAACATACAATTACTGAAGAAATCACGGgtgttgatattgttgccgctcaaattcaaattgcTGCAGGTGCATCATTGGAACAATTGGGTCTattacaaaacaaaattacaACTAGAGGTTTTGCAATTCAATGTAGAATTACAACCGAGGATCCTGCTAAGAATTTTGCCCCAGATACAGGTAAAATTGAGGTTTATAGATCTGCAGGTGGTAACGGTGTCAGATTAGATGGTGGTAATGGGTTTGCCGGTGCTGTTATATCTCCTCATTATGACTCGATGTTGGTTAAATGTTCAACATCTGGTTCTAACTATGAAATTGCCAGAAGAAAGATGATTAGAGCTTTAGTTGAATTTAGAATCAGAGGTGTCAAGACCAATATTCCTTTCTTATTGGCATTGCTAACTCATCCAGTCTTCATTTCGGGTGATTGTTGGACAacttttattgatgatacCCCTTCGTTATTCGAAATggtttcttcaaagaataGAGCCCAAAAATTATTGGCATATATTGGTGACTTGTGTGTCAATGGTTCTTCAATTAAAGGTCAAATTGGTTTCCCTAAATTGAACAAGGAAGCAGAAATCCCAGATTTGTTGGATCCAAATGATGAGGTTATTGATGTTTCTAAACCTTCTACCAATGGTCTAAGACCGTATCTATTAAAGTATGGACCAGAtgcattttccaaaaaagtTCGTGAATTCGATGGTTGTATGATTATGGATACCACCTGGAGAGATGCACATCAATCATTATTGGCTACAAGAGTTAGAACTATTGATTTACTGAGAATTGCTCCAACGACTAGTCATGCCTTACAAAATGCATTTGCATTAGAATGTTGGGGTGGCGCAACATTTGATGTTGCGATGAGGTTCCTCTATGAAGATCCTTGGGAGAGATTAAGACAACTTAGAAAGGCAGTTCCAAATATTCCTTTCCAAATGTTATTGAGAGGTGCTAATGGTGTTGCTTATTCGTCATTACCTGATAATGCAATTGATCATTTTGTTAAGCAAGCAAAGGATAATGgtgttgatattttcagaGTCTTTGATGCTTTGAACGATTTGGAACAATTGAAGGTTGGTGTTGATGCTGTCAAGAAAGCCGGAggtgttgttgaagctACAGTTTGTTACTCAGGTGATATGTTAATTCCAGGTAAAAAGTATAACTTGGATTATTATTTAGAGACTGTTGGAAAGATTGTGGAAATGGGTACCCATATTTTAGGTATTAAGGATATGGCTGGCACGTTAAAGCCAAAGGCTGCTAAGTTGTTGATTGGCTCGATCAGATCAAAATACCCTGACTTGGTTATCCATGTCCATACCCATGACTCTGCTGGTACCGGTATTTCAACTTATGTTGCATGCGCATTGGCAGGTGCCGACATTGTCGATTGTGCAATCAATTCGATGTCTGGTTTAACTTCTCAACCTTCAATGAGTGCTTTTATTGCTGCTTTAGATGGTGATATCGAAACTGGTGTTCCAGAACATTTTGCAAGACAATTAGATGCATACTGGGCAGAAATGAGATTGTTATACTCATGTTTCGAAGCCGACTTGAAGGGACCAGACCCAGAAGTTTATAAACATGAAATTCCAGGTGGACAGTTGACTAACCTAATCTTCCAAGCCCAACAAGTTGGTTTGGGTGAACAATGGGAAGAAACTAAGAAGAAGTATGAAGATGCTAACATGTTGTTGGGTGATATTGTCAAGGTTACCCCAACCTCCAAGGTTGTTGGTGATTTAGCCCAATTTATGGTTTCTaataaattagaaaaagaagatgttgaaaaacttgCTAATGAATTAGATTTCCCAGATTCAgttcttgatttctttgaaggatTAATGGGTACACCATATGGTGGATTCCCAGAGCCTTTGAGAACAAATGTCATTTCCGgcaagagaagaaaattaAAGGGTAGACCAGGTTTAGAATTAGAACCTTTCAACCTAGAGGAAATCAGAGAAAATTTGGTTTCCAGATTTGGTCCAGGTATTACTGAATGTGATGTTGCATCTTATAACATGTATCCAAAGGTTTACGAGCAATATCGTAAGGtggttgaaaaatatggtGATTTATCTGTTTTACCAACAAAAGCATTTTTGGCCCCTCCAACTATTGGTGAAGAAGTTCATGTGGAAATTGAGCAAGGTAAGACTTTGATTATTAAGTTGTTAGCCATTTCTGACTTGTCTAAATCTCATGGTACAAGAGAAGTATACTTTGAATTGAATGGTGAAATGAGAAAGGTTacaattgaagataaaacAGCTGCAATTGAGACTGTTACAAGAGCAAAGGCTGACGGACACAATCCAAATGAAGTTGGTGCGCCAATGGCTGGTGTCGTTGTTGAAGTTAGAGTGAAGCATGGAACAGAAGTTAAGAAGGGTGATCCATTAGCCGTTTTGAGTgcaatgaaaatggaaatggttATTTCTGCTCCTGTTAGTGGTAGGGTCGGTGAAGTTTTTGTCAACGAAGGCGATTCCGTTGATATGGGTGATTTGCTTGTGAAAATTGCCAAAGATGAAGCGCCAGCAGCTTAA
- a CDS encoding uncharacterized protein (PKUD0A02460; similar to Saccharomyces cerevisiae YML108W; ancestral locus Anc_8.830), with the protein MSDEEYIVRREVEYGEEEEQSQLPNPSEDSVFDNEFRILILANTTINKDQNGNNRVNVEESDMEEILIRQVRTLDDVNEFFDAFDSEIAQPNEGHLKYEVGSDGLCVVLVDSVKIKDDAVTFINRFIKRYQGSDDGNNINHKEEEEEEEEEESRDSKRRK; encoded by the coding sequence ATGAGTGACGAGGAGTATATTGTACGTCGTGAAGTCGAATATGGAGAGGAGGAAGAGCAGTCACAACTACCTAATCCTTCTGAAGATAGTGTTTTTGATAATGAGTTCAGAATATTGATACTTGCAAATACCACAATCAACAAAGACCAAAACGGGAATAATAGGGTCAATGTTGAGGAATCAGACATGGAAGAGATTTTAATACGCCAAGTCAGAACCTTGGATGACGTGAACGAATTTTTTGATGCCTTTGATTCAGAGATTGCCCAGCCAAATGAGGGACACTTGAAATATGAGGTTGGAAGTGATGGACTATGCGTTGTTCTAGTCGATTCGGTGAAAATCAAGGATGATGCTGTTACCTTTATTAAtagatttatcaaaagatACCAAGGCAGTGATGATGGAAATAATATAAACcataaagaagaagaagaagaagaagaagaagaagaaagtaGAGATtctaaaagaagaaaataa
- a CDS encoding uncharacterized protein (PKUD0A02455): protein MNRQHKTAVSIFLVDLAHDNSKCSMSLIRQEIEEIKNFNATLEATLSSLTTISDNLSVFANNLDSSKKLSNIYTDIYDHDRRLQQNINNIGICFDERKLDEDIKDLEQQIESLKSQLSK, encoded by the coding sequence ATGAATAGACAACACAAAACGGCGGTTTCTATATTTTTGGTTGATCTTGCACACGACAACTCAAAGTGCTCAATGTCACTGATACGCCAGGaaatagaagaaatcaaaaactttaaCGCTACACTCGAAGCAACATTATCTAGTTTAACCACTATATCTGATAATTTATCAGTATTTGCTAATAATCTCGATTCCTCAAAGAAACTGTCTAACATTTACACCGACATTTATGACCATGATCGCAGGTTACAACAAAACATTAATAACATAGGTATATgttttgatgaaagaaaactaGACGAAGACATCAAAGACTTGGAGCAACAAATTGAGTCTTTGAAATCACAATTAAGCAAATAG
- a CDS encoding uncharacterized protein (PKUD0A02480; similar to Saccharomyces cerevisiae YPL115C (BEM3); ancestral locus Anc_8.605), with product MDPLEHPVFSSSRHNDSVSTLNNSNNNTEQPMDALQQENEVLRKKITYLQKIIELKDSTINELNAKLLLYKSGRGDEENVQEFGDISSQVEAASHVEKESDPTNDKYSENPLVSPTLTDNSVSRTTETMWEIPQRNSNRSLRKEIKSSPALSASKQQQPEAEEHQNKTHAPHLSISSITSSHYSESDDQGIQLEIDEDYQDSQVPNASTDENNDSTQNMSTSDTIDKALKLDLKNGNLTLGSSPRRLSPHRKSFSFEGLQITSNESSHQNADESYSAKSDDFNFNQVNSPDDPVYKKLTQESLYSTNSSPITEYFNQKNNNEVSTPYVNVPVRVSSPSPMGISLSSNSPKLLNPSTSFQNRQPETGPVEIPLPQTPSNPPHLPVHPTSSTPNNNRNKVDSIVPLQKRVTSADDSEKFLLNSLNHAVIRIESLVDPSNFSTQSDPRDPHSNSLKRSSYKVSFMVYTDENAPTLTPIYRVRKSYIELLMMDKAIRPQVPNLPLLPDISYVSCSNFRYWASSKNAIQTYIIHLLNLFKNQKPFNPNHPVWKNFSNYFEFKMDLNDLENPEYSVLHLQNKISYLLYVKKNFGGRTYDFINMVFPSSSNVLTINFVLSKTKETLQKEEIQLTSKDQEIVVKKRKKLATKTWVFFAESKYDADDLCKRLLTWIGNETLGPDEEEMEINSSDTNEAEELLKSSTEQSLSSPSLNGPWKLFKKTNKLQSQPSLYTSPRQSPSTFSSIGSSVPGSPSRDSIPSSSHRSRSSTTAVQHSDVLNFKAMPYESNKLSVDNSNSNNSLRSPIKQGNPRQGEIFFQPIDDSPKYFKSTLQHSYDLCPKYKLYGFNVPSIVYQCITYLYQQGGEGFEGIFRLNGMMSEVNRIQEIFNEEHDCDLSKLTPNPDVHSIATLLKRYLRYLQDRLISDDITFELCSIINKSENKGDDGSLSSDAIEQFKSVFNRLPELNRNSLYALFRYLGDVLKMGKHNKMSVSAMSVLMGPNLTQKDGGGQICAVLLENFSTIFQRN from the coding sequence ATGGATCCATTAGAACACCCTGTGTTTTCCTCTAGTCGCCATAATGACTCTGTGTCAACTCTTAAcaatagcaacaacaataccGAACAACCAATGGATGCATTGCAGCAAGAGAACGAAGTGCTTCgtaaaaaaattacatatctacaaaaaataatcGAGCTAAAGGACAGTACCATAAATGAGCTGAATGCAAAGCTATTGTTATATAAATCAGGAAGaggagatgaagaaaatgttcAAGAATTTGGGGACATTTCAAGCCAGGTGGAGGCGGCATCGCATGTGGAGAAAGAATCCGATCCAACGAATGATAAATATAGTGAAAACCCCTTAGTTTCTCCAACCTTGACAGACAATTCAGTGTCACGTACAACAGAAACGATGTGGGAGATTCCACAGCGTAATAGTAATAGGTCACTGAggaaagaaatcaaaagttcACCAGCTTTATCAGCTTCGAAGCAACAGCAACCAGAAGCCGAAGAACACCAAAATAAAACACATGCCCCTCATTTATCTATTTCTTCGATTACCTCGTCTCACTATAGTGAAAGCGACGACCAAGGCATTCAACtggaaattgatgaagattatCAAGATAGTCAAGTTCCGAATGCATCAACCGATGAAAACAACGATTCTACTCAAAATATGAGTACAAGTGACACTATTGATAAAGCTCTCAAATTGGATctgaaaaatggaaaccTAACTCTTGGTTCTTCGCCAAGGAGGCTTTCTCCGCATCGtaaatcattttcatttgaagGGTTACAGATAACGTCAAATGAATCTTCTCATCAAAATGCTGACGAATCTTATTCTGCAAAATCTGACGATTTTAACTTTAACCAAGTAAACTCTCCAGATGATCCGGTATATAAGAAGCTTACACAGGAGTCCCTCTACTCGACTAATTCATCTCCAATAACTGAGTACTttaaccaaaaaaataacaacgAGGTTTCAACTCCGTACGTCAATGTTCCGGTAAGAGTTTCATCACCATCCCCGATGGGtatctctctttcttcGAACAGCCCCAAACTGTTGAATCCTTCAACTTCGTTCCAGAACAGACAACCAGAAACAGGCCCTGTTGAAATTCCGTTGCCACAAACACCTAGCAACCCACCTCATTTACCAGTACATCCAACCTCATCAACTCCTAATAACAATAGAAATAAAGTAGACTCAATCGTGCCTTTACAAAAACGTGTAACATCTGCCGATGACAGTGAGAAGTTTTTATTGAACAGTTTGAACCATGCAGTAATTAGAATTGAATCTTTAGTTGATCCTTCAAACTTTTCTACTCAAAGTGATCCAAGAGATCCACATTCCAACTCGCTGAAACGTAGCAGTTATAAGGTCTCTTTTATGGTTTACACAGATGAAAATGCACCAACGTTAACACCAATCTACAGAGTACGCAAATCTTATATTGAGTTACTGATGATGGACAAAGCAATAAGACCGCAAGTTCCCAATTTACCCTTATTACCAGACATCAGTTATGTGTCTTGCTCAAACTTTAGATACTGGGCAAGTAGTAAGAATGCTATCCAAACGTATATTATTCATTTGCTAAATCTGTTCAAGAATCAAAAGCCGTTCAACCCAAACCATCCGGTTTGGAAGAATTTCAGCAATTATTTTGAGTTTAAAATGGATTTGAACGATTTGGAAAACCCTGAATATAGTGTTCTGCATTtgcaaaacaaaatcagCTATCTATTATAcgtcaaaaaaaattttggaGGCAGAACCTatgattttatcaatatgGTATTTCCAAGTAGTTCCAACGTTCTAACTATTAATTTTGTTCTATCCAAAACGAAAGAGACTTTAcagaaggaagaaattcaattgaCCTCTAAAGACCAGGAAATTGTGGtcaagaaaagaaagaaattaGCAACTAAAACATGGGTTTTCTTTGCTGAGAGCAAATATGATGCTGACGATCTATGTAAACGCCTATTAACATGGATCGGAAATGAAACTCTTGGACCCGACGAGGAGGAGATGGAAATCAATTCTTCAGATACGAACGAGGCTGAagaattattgaaatcttcTACGGAGCAATCTCTTTCTTCACCCAGCTTAAACGGCCCTTGGAagcttttcaaaaaaacaaataaattACAATCTCAGCCATCTTTATATACAAGTCCAAGACAGTCTCCTTCGACCTTCTCATCTATTGGAAGTTCAGTTCCTGGCTCACCATCAAGGGATTCCATACCATCCTCCAGTCATCGCTCGCGTAGCAGTACCACAGCGGTGCAACACAGCGACGTCTTGAACTTTAAGGCTATGCCATATGAAAGCAATAAATTATCTGTTGATAACTCCAACTCAAACAATTCACTGAGATCTCCAATCAAACAAGGAAACCCACGCCAAGGAGAAATATTTTTCCAGCCTATTGATGATTCACCGAAGTATTTCAAATCAACGCTTCAACATTCTTATGATTTATGCCCCAAATATAAATTATATGGTTTCAATGTTCCTTCGATTGTTTATCAATGTATTACTTATCTTTATCAACAAGGGGGCGAAGGTTTTGAAGGCATTTTTAGATTGAACGGTATGATGTCCGAGGTCAACAGGATCCAagaaattttcaatgaagAGCATGATTGTGATTTGAGTAAATTAACACCCAATCCTGATGTCCATTCAATTGCAACTTTATTAAAGAGATACTTAAGATACTTACAGGACAGATTAATTTCTGATGATATAACTTTCGAATTGTGTTCtattatcaacaaaagTGAGAACAAAGGTGATGATGGATCACTTTCCTCAGATGCAATTGAGCAATTCAAATCAGTTTTTAACAGATTACCTGAGCTTAATAGGAATTCCCTTTATGCTCTGTTTCGATACTTGGGAGATGTTTTAAAGATGGGAAAACATAATAAAATGTCTGTTAGTGCAATGAGTGTGCTTATGGGTCCGAACTTGACTCAAAAAGATGGAGGTGGGCAAATTTGTGCTGTTTTACTGGAGAATTTTAGTACAATCTTCCAAAGAAACTAA
- a CDS encoding uncharacterized protein (PKUD0A02490; similar to Saccharomyces cerevisiae YOR195W (SLK19); ancestral locus Anc_8.604), translated as METPPRKRQKVSLQDSSSPLVETPGRGVEFGDISDGGHERRSPSKRMNSHEDVHTNTVLLEEEINVEALDENNGPNAPVIAESVDEKDDIGKSKNTNTHKDDLENNQNGTDDDHVEEKSDTHHSISITALSPLKLGSATEANCSKGSNEEEDMEQEHSPEPAFKHLISRFNSIVDDLSNLNETLTSVHEAENVVSSTLIEFAQLQNKYDSTINELNIKLQKSLTTINGLNNEVASFKQKVDNMHLTIEQSQLDNQKLSSSNELLMTECETLKSTIEKLNSEIAAEKNKRATINSKVQQLKESAEPILSSYASIQQQLVELRNENTQLKGTINEQQVKISSFDDTLKQELESLAQELYIQYAEKHESKISKLRAAYETKYSKKHALFNEKLKLLQEQQNTLQKELSHVKQRLQVETNEKHQLVKLWDEYVALDKKDVDQMSNFVKRLK; from the coding sequence ATGGAGACACCACCTCGCAAAAGACAGAAAGTATCTCTTCAAGATTCCTCATCGCCATTAGTGGAAACGCCAGGAAGGGGTGTGGAATTTGGTGATATCTCTGATGGTGGACACGAAAGACGTTCGCCAAGTAAAAGAATGAATTCTCATGAAGATGTTCATACCAACACGGTTTTACTGGAGGAGGAAATTAATGTCGAGGCacttgatgaaaataatggaCCAAATGCTCCAGTTATTGCAGAGTCAGTAGACGAAAAGGATGATATTGGTAAGAGTAAGAACACTAATACCCATAAggatgatttggaaaataacCAAAATGGCACTGATGATGACCACGTGGAAGAAAAGAGCGATACACATCATTCCATCTCAATCACAGCTTTATCACCGTTAAAGCTGGGTTCCGCCACTGAAGCAAATTGTTCCAAAGGttcaaatgaagaagaagatatgGAACAAGAACATAGTCCAGAGCCAGCATTCAAGCACCTGATATCTCGTTTTAACAGTATTGTCGATGATCTTTCCAACTTGAATGAGACTTTAACGTCAGTACATGAAGCAGAGAATGTTGTATCTTCAACGTTAATTGAATTTGCCCAGCTGCAAAACAAGTACGATTCAAcaatcaatgaattgaacATCAAATTACAGAAGAGTTTGACTACAATTAATGGTTTAAACAATGAAGTTGCATCCTTTAAGCAAAAAGTTGATAATATGCATTTAACCATTGAACAGTCTCAACTCGACAATCAGAAACTGTCGTCGTCAAACGAGTTACTGATGACTGAATGTGAAACACTGAAGTCTACTATAGAAAAACTGAACTCCGAGATTGCGgcagagaaaaacaaaagagcAACGATTAACAGTAAGGTCCAGCAATTGAAGGAATCAGCCGAACCAATCCTTAGTAGTTATGCATCAATTCAGCAACAGTTGGTAGAATTACGCAATGAAAATACACAATTGAAGGGTACAATCAACGAGCAACAAGTTAAGATTTCATCTTTTGATGATACCCTGAAGCAGGAGCTTGAATCACTTGCTCAGGAATTGTACATTCAGTATGCGGAGAAACACGAATCCAAAATCAGTAAACTTCGTGCTGCCTACGAAACCAAgtattcaaagaaacatGCGCTTTTTAACGAAAAACTTAAACTATTACAAGAACAGCAAAATACACTTCAGAAGGAGCTCTCCCATGTCAAGCAGAGATTACAAGTAGAGACCAACGAAAAACACCAGCTTGTGAAACTTTGGGATGAGTATGTAGCGCTAGATAAAAAGGATGTTGACCAGATGTCAAACTTTGTTAAACGTCTTAAATAG
- a CDS encoding uncharacterized protein (PKUD0A02470; similar to Saccharomyces cerevisiae YBR220C; ancestral locus Anc_6.118), whose protein sequence is MSKHRRSHSPTTGSSGSTFIDFDIDESQYIQTFAENKPLTNEDAALPKQDYSRFFLLVLLYFIQGIPIGLAFGSVPFLLKSSNLSYSQVGLFSLATYPYSLKIFWSPIVDSCYISTVGKRRSWIIPIQVVSGLSLIYLGNKIDIWMSDDSLILRNLSLISGCFFFLILLCATQDIAVDGWALTILSKNALSYASTAQTIGLNTGYFVSFTIFLAFNSKDFMNKYFRKTPLDRGFISLGEYMVLAGLLYLAITAFIVIFIPENPPVHKSDGLEYAKDEGDDSIKTVYHKMFQVFKLKNVQTFIILHLISKIAFQANEGATNLKLLDKGFSREDLAITVLIDFPFEIIFGYYAAQWSNSARPLKPWLYGYLGRIFAAALGQILVWSFPKSGKVGSTYFLFVIVQHLLSSFMSTIQFVSICSFHTKIADPLIGGTYMTTLNTLSNLGGQWPKIIALYLIDSFSSSICVENAFAPDSKSRANIFKDKPYYQCYQSDLKTQCIDNGGSCISIKDGYYTTNFICIVLGLVLYYGWIRKTAMHLETLPIGAWRVKEKGNKNGIRSHLPL, encoded by the coding sequence ATGTCGAAACACCGGAGATCGCATTCGCCAACAACTGGAAGTAGCGGGTCTACGTTCATTGACTTTGATATCGACGAATCTCAGTATATTCAAACATTCGCAGAAAACAAGCCACTTACTAATGAAGATGCTGCATTACCCAAACAGGATTACTCGAGGTTTTTTCTCTTAGTTCTACTCTACTTTATCCAAGGTATTCCGATTGGTTTGGCATTTGGTAGTGTTCCATTTTTACTTAAATCCAGCAACTTGTCGTATTCTCAAGTTGGTCTTTTCTCATTAGCAACATATCCATATTcgttgaaaattttttggtCTCCAATAGTCGATTCATGCTACATTTCGACAGTTGGTAAAAGAAGATCGTGGATCATTCCAATCCAAGTTGTTTCTGGACTCTCGTTGATTTATTTGGGTAATAAAATAGACATTTGGATGTCCGATGATAGTTTGATTTTAAGAAATCTATCTCTTATATCTGGatgcttcttttttttgattttgttatGTGCAACGCAGGACATTGCAGTTGATGGTTGGGCATTGACTATTTTGAGTAAAAATGCATTGAGTTATGCTTCTACTGCTCAAACTATCGGTTTGAACACGGGATATTTTGTTAGTTTCACTATTTTCCTTGCTTTTAACTCCAAAGATTTCATGAACAAATACTTCAGAAAAACTCCCCTTGATAGAGGATTTATCTCGTTGGGAGAATACATGGTTTTGGCAGGGTTGTTGTATTTAGCCATCACTGCGTTTATTGTTATATTTATACCGGAAAACCCACCAGTACATAAATCTGATGGTTTAGAATATGCAAAAGATGAGGGTGATGACTCAATTAAAACGGTCTATCATAAAATGTTCCAGGTTTTCAAACTAAAGAACGTACAAACGTTTATTATACTGCACCTGATCTCCAAAATTGCTTTCCAGGCTAATGAGGGTGCAACTAACCTAAAACTACTAGATAAGGGCTTCTCAAGAGAAGATTTGGCTATCACAGTTTTAATAGATTTTCCGtttgaaattatttttGGTTACTATGCAGCACAGTGGTCTAACTCGGCTAGGCCTTTGAAACCTTGGTTATATGGCTATCTCGGAAGGATTTTTGCGGCGGCTTTGGGACAAATCTTGGTTTGGAGCTTTCCAAAAAGTGGTAAGGTTGGTTCGACTTATTTTTTATTCGTTATAGTTCAACATTTATTGAGTTCTTTCATGTCAACTATTCAGTTTGTGTCAATTTGCTCGTTCCACACAAAGATAGCAGATCCATTAATAGGCGGTACTTACATGACAACATTAAATACACTCTCGAATTTGGGAGGTCAGTGGCCTAAAATAATAGCTCTTTACTTGATCGATTCTTTCTCTTCCTCAATCTGTGTTGAAAATGCCTTTGCACCAGATTCAAAATCTCGGGCGAACATATTTAAAGACAAACCATATTACCAATGTTATCAGAGTGATTTGAAAACACAGTGCATCGACAATGGTGGTTCCTGTATCTCCATTAAAGACGGTTACTATACTACCAACTTTATATGTATTGTGCTCGGCTTGGTGCTGTATTATGGATGGATAAGAAAAACTGCAATGCACTTAGAAACACTACCTATTGGTGCTTGGAGGGTTAAAGAAAAGGGAAACAAAAACGGTATTCGTAGTCATTTGCCATTATAA